GTGTTCAGCGGTACAGCCGAGGTGCTCGCCAGCGGCGATCAGCGCATCGGCAAGCTCGCCAGCGGCGGTGAGATGAGGCTGCGTACCAGCGCCGGCAGCCGCGGCAACATTGCCTTCGGCACCCTGGTGGCTGGCGATCCCGCCAGTGTCGGCGGCGGCTACCGCCTGGGCGCACCCGCTCTCACGGTCAGTGCCGATGGCTCGCTGCTGCGCCAGGCCGCCGGGCTGGGTGATGCGACTGCCGAGGGCATGCTCACCCTGACCGGCGAACGCTTCGACGTCGGTGAGCTGCGCAGTGCCGGGGCCGATGTGACCCTGGACGCGGTGACCGATCTGCGGGCCGACCGGGCCGATGCCCGCCGGGATCTGCGGATCGGCGCTGGCGGCGATATGGTGATCGGCCAGGTGGAATACGGCAACGAACTCTCCCTGCGGGCCGGGCGCCATCTCCGGGCCCGGGTGGGCGGCGACATACGCTTCGCCACCGCCGAGGTGGGCGGCGACGCCGAGCTGTGGTCCGGCGGCGTGATCGCCCTGGACAGCCTGCAGGCCGGCGGCAAGGTCACCCTAGACGCAGAGGGCGACGTCACCGCCGATACCCTGGTGCAAGCCGGCGGCAGCGTCGCGCTGCGTAGCCGACAGAATGTGCGCGCCGACCGCGTGGTCGCCGGCGGTGGTGTCACCGTGGCGGCGGCGGGCGAGGCCCGGGTGCGGGAGATCCAGGCCGGTGGCGCCAGCGAGATTACCGCGGGCGGCCTGCTGCGGGTCGAGCAGCTGCAGGTCGCCGACGGCGGCTTCAGCGCCAGCTCCGGCGCCGATACCCGGCTGGATACCGCCGCGGTGGCGGGGACGGTGAGCCTGGATGCCGGTGCCGATCTGGTGCTGGGCAGCATCGTCAGCGGCGCCGATCAGTGGCTGAGCGCCGGTGGCGCGGCAACCCTGTCCGAGCTCATCAGCCAGGGGGCGATCTATCTCGCGGCCCGGGGTGGCGCCATCAGCGCCGATCGCGCCAGCGCCGGCACCGACTTGCGGGCGGAGGCGGGGGCCGTGTTGGATTTCGAGCAGTTCCAGGCCGGCGGTTGGATGGCCCTGGATGCCGGCGGCGACATCACCGGCCGCTCCCTGCTCAGCGGCGCCAGCCTGACGGCCAATGCCGGGGTGGTCGGCGAGCGGGTCACCGTGCCCGGCGCCAGCCTGAGCGTGGACACGCTGGCGGCAGCGGCACTGACGGCCCGTGCGGGTGCCGCGGTGACCCTGGGCTCGGCGCGGGTGGCTCATCGTGCCGATCTGCGGGCGGCCGAGCGTATCCGCGCCGATCTCCGGCACACCGGCGGCGGCCGCGTGCTGATGAGCGCCAGCGCCGTCGGCGGCGCCCCCACCGATAGCCTTGTCCTCAACATCGATGCGCCGGTGGGCGCGCAGTTCGATACCCTGGCCGCGCGGCGGGCGAGCATTGTCAGCAGCGGCGCGGATTTCGGCGTACGGGCGGGCCATGTCGAGGAGCAGCTGGATCTGCACACCGCCCAGGCGCATCTGCTGATGGACAATATCGATCGTTCGCGACGCCGGGTGGATGTGCACCTGTACGAGCCTGACAAGCGTTTCAGCCTGCAGCAGACCGGCCGGCTGACCTTCACCGACAGTTACGTGGTGGCCTACACCCCGGGTTTCGCGGTGCAAGTGCCGAACTTCACCCCGCAACGCGCGCCGACGCCGGTGCCGGTGGACGGTCGCAGCCTGGCCAAGGACAGCGAGCAGGAAAGTCGCGGCGGCGAGCGCGGGCCGGTACAGCGCTGGCGGCAGGCCGGGCCGGCGCCGGGCGCCGACGCCGACGCCGCCGGCAATTCCCCGCTGAGCCTGATCGACGGCGCTAGCGGGGTGAACCTGCGAGATGAGGTCGCGACGTCGGCTGGCCGGGACGATAACGAGGATTAGCGAGTCGATGGCGGGCGCGGCATGTCGCGCCCGCTATCGGCTGCGGAGAGATTGCCCATGAGAAAACGCCGACGCCTGCTGTGGGGCGCCGTGGCCTGTTTGCTGGCGGCGCCGCCGGTGCTGGCCGATACCGCCCTGCCGCCGCTGGAGGCGCCCAGCACCGCGCCCACGCCGTTCCAGCGCCAGCAGGAGCGCTTCCGCCAGGATCAGGACGCCGGGGAGGTGCCGGATCGGGTGGTGATCGAAGGTGGGCAGGCGCGGGCGGACGCGCCCCTGCCCGAGGACGGCACGCGTTTTCTGCTGCGCGGCGTGCGTTTCGACCGCTCCGCGTTCCTGGAGAAGGCCTTGCTGCTCCGGCTGGCGGCGGACTATGTCGGCCGGGAAATCGGCTTTGCTGAACTCAACGAATTGGTCGCCCGCATCAATGACCGCTACAGCGAGCGGGGTCTGCTCACGGCCCGCGCCTTGATCCCCCCCCAGCGCATCGAACAGGGCGTGGTGCAGGTGCGGCTGGTGGAAGGACGGCTGGGGGAGCTACAACTGGAGGGCGTCGAGTACAGCAGCCCATCCTATCTGCGCGGGCTGCTGCCGGTGGCCGAGGGGGAGGTGCTGGACGTGGAGCGGCTGGCCCGGGTGCTGCGCTACTACAACGCCGGTAACGAGCTGGATCTGCGTCTGGGCCTGCGTCCGGGGGGCGGCTTCGGCGAAACGGACCTGGTGCTGCGGGTGGCGGAGCCGACCCGCAACGCCCTGCAGTTCTTCCTCGATAATGCCGGCACCGACAACACCGGCGAGCTGCAGTTGGGCGTTTACTATCTGCGCCGGGGCCTGTTCGGCCGGGGAGACAATGCCAGCCTGTTTCTGCTGGGCAGCGAGGGCGCGCTCAGTGGCAGCGCCAGCTACGAGGCGCCGGTCAACCGCTGGGGCGGGCGGCTGCAGCTGGCCCTCAGCAATGGCGAGATCGAGATCATCCAGGGGCCGTTCCAGGCGCTGGCCATCACCGGCGAGTCCGACGCCCTCAGCCTGGAGTACCGCCAGCCCCTGTGGCTGGGGGATGACTGGACCCTGGGGGGCGTGCTGCGTGCCAGCCACAGCGAGTCCACCACGCTGATCGATGGCATTGCCCTGACCGAATCCAGCGTTGACAGCTATGGTCTGGGGGCGCGGTTGAGCGGTGGTGGTGAGCGCCAGCGCTGGAGCCTGCACGGCGATCTGACGCGGATCACCGGGGAGGACATCCTCGGCGATCAGACCTCGGATCTGCTCTTTCGCGGCGGGCTGAGCTGGCTGCGGCGGCTGGGCGAGCGCAGTTACGCCCAGGCCCGGGGGGGCTGGCAATATGGCCCGGTGGCGGGGCTGCCCGCCTCCGAATTGTTCCAGGTCGGCGGCGTCAACAGCGTGCGGGGCTATCCCCAGGGGGCGCTGTCCGGCGGTCGCGGTTACTATCTCAACCTGGAGTGGCACTGGCAGGGCTGGCGGCACCTGCAGCCCTATCTGTTTGTGGATCACGGCGCGGTCTGGGCCGACAGCCCGGAGCACGAGACCATCACCGCCGTCGGGTTGGGCGGGCGCTGGCAGTGGGGCCGGCATCTGCAGGGCGAGCTGTCCGCCGGCCATGCCATCAATGACGTCATCCCGGACCAGGATTCCGCGCAGTTGCACCTGCGTCTGGTCTGGGCCACCAACTGGAATTGACCACGGGCGGGTACGGCCCGGCAAACACCACCGAACGAGGGAAACCATGTCGACCATGCTGTTCTACAACAAGATCGTCCCACTCAACGCCGAGCAACACGGCAAGCTCAAGCTGCGCCAGAGCGAGGGCGACGCCGGCTTCGCCGCCAGGGCCAACTGGGTGCCGCTGGCGGGTACCGAGTTCTTCCAGGCCAGCCGGGACTTCCCCGTCATCTTCTCGGGGCAGGGCGAGGACCTGGTGCCGGTGGCCCTGCTGGGGCTGAGCGAGCGGCAGAACCTGTTCATCGACAAGAAGGGGCATTGGGAGGCGGGCGTCTATGTGCCGGCCTTCGTGCGCCGTTACCCCTTCGTGCTGGCCCATGGCGAGGAGGGCGAGACCAGCGAACAGCTGACCGTGTGCATCGACGAGAGCTGGAAGGGCTTCAACGACAAGGACGGCCAGGCGCTGTTCAAGGACGGCGAGCAGAGCGATTTCCTCACGGAGATCGTCGAGTTCCTGCAGCTCTTCCACGGCGAAATGCTGCGCACCCGCCGCTTCACCGCGCGGCTGCGGGAGCTGGATCTGCTGGTGCGCAAGGACCTGCAGTTGCAGGACGCCCGGGGCCGCAGCTATATCATCCAGGACTTCCAGGTGGTGGACGAGGAGCGATTGGACGGGCTGGAAGACGCCCAGTTGATTGAGCTGCAACGCAGCGGCTTTCTGGCCTGGATCCACGCCCATCTGATCTCCCTGGGCAATACCACCCGTTTGCAGCGCCGCCTGCCCGCCTGACTCGATACGCCCCGGCCGTCGGGCCGGGGCGCGCCTGCCGCGCCTCGCGTTCGAACGCTTCCTTGATCCGGCTCAAGACGTCCCGTCCCCTGGCCGATAAGCTTGGCAGTCGTTGTCCAAGAGGCCGGCGCGCCCCATCCGCGCCGGAGGAGTCTGCATGCGCGTCAATCTGCCAGTGACCGGCCGCGAGCGGCCAGTACCGCCTGAAGCCCGGCTGATCAGCACCACCACCCGCAAGGGCGTGATCACCTACGTCAACGAAGCGTTCTGCCAGGTGGCGGGTTACCGTCCGTCGGAGCTGCTGGGCCAGGCCCACAACGTCATCCGTCACCCGGACATGCCCGCGCCGGTGTTCCGGAATCTCTGGGATACCCTCAAGGCCGGGCGGCCCTGGATGGGGGTGGTGAAGAACCGCTGCAAGAACGGCGATTACTATTGGGTGAGCGCCTATGTCTCGCCCCTGTTCGAGCACGGGGAGTGGGTGGGATATCAGTCCGTTCGCACCCGGGCCAGCGCCGAGCAGATTGCCCGGGCGCAGAAGCTCTACGCGAAGATACGCCGCCGAGACCGCCTGCCCCGGCGGCTGCTCAGCGGAACCCGCCAGCGGGTGGCGCTCGCCATGGCCATCGCCGCGTTCGGCGGCGCCGCCCTGACGGGGCTGGCGGAGCAGGCGGGCTGGAGCAGCGCCGCATCGCTTGCGGCCGTGTCGGGGCTGGCGTTGCTCGCCGGCGGTGTGGGCTACGGCCTCACCCGGCACCTGCAGGCCCTCAAGGCCCATGCTCAGCGCATCTTCGAGAATTCGGTGGGTAGCTACGTCTATGGCAATGGCTACGACGAGGCGGCGGCGGCGGAGCTGGCGCTGGCCATGCAGAACTCCCGCAACAACACCCTGTTGGGGCGTATCGAGGACTTCAGCGCCCAGCTGCTGGAGAGCTCCCGCGGCGTGGAGCAGGCCTCGGTGAAGACCGAGCAGGCCATCGGCGCCCAGCGCGGCGACATCGAGCAGGTGGCCGCGGCCATCAACGAGATGAACGCCGCCGCCCAGGAGATTTCCCGCAACACCACCGTGGCCAGCGAGGCCGCCGGCGAAGGGGCCGACGAGGCCGAATCGGGCCGCGGGGTGATCGCCGAATCCACCCGGGCCATGCAGAGCCTGGCCTCCGAGGTGCAGCAGGCCGCCGAGGTGATCCAGCGGCTGCGCGCCGAAAGCGAAGGCATACGCGGCATTGTCGATGCCATCAACGCCATCACCGAACAGACCAATCTGCTGGCGCTGAACGCGGCCATCGAAGCGGCCCGGGCGGGTGATGCGGGGCGCGGCTTTGCCGTGGTGGCCGACGAGGTGCGCACCCTGGCAAGCCGCGCCGGCGAGTCGGCCACCGAGATCGGCGAGGTGGTCAACCGCCTGCAGCAGCAGGCCGGCGAAGCCAGTGGCGTGATGGAGCGCGGTCAGCAATCCGCCCGGCAGGTCGCGGACCACGCCGAGCGAGTGGCGACGGCCATCGACGGGGTGAGCCGCGCTGTGCAGCGGATCCACGAGATGAATGCGCAGGTGGCCAGCGCCGCCGAGGAGCAGACTGCTGTTTCCGAGGAGATCAACCGCAATATCCTGCAAGTCAGCGACCGGGTGGCGGATACGGCCACGGCCGCCGAAGATACCCGGCGCACCGGTGAGACGCTGGTGAAGATGGTGGACGAGCTGCGGGGCCTATTGCGACAGTTTTCGGCCTGAGGAGCCTGTCCAGCTGCAGGGAGGGTGCAAGGCGTTGATGGGCACGGGATGAGCCGAAAGCAGGGCAGGGCTCGCCAGCGAGCGAAACCGGACATGAGCGCCGGCTACCCTGGGCCGCTGCGTTGGCAAGCGCGTGTGCTGGGCTGGCTGGACGGCCCCTGGGCGATGCCGGGCCTGTTCCTGTTCTCGCTGCTAGAGCAGTATGGCCATGTCGGTGCCTACGCGCGTTACAGCGAACTGTTCGAAGGCCAGGGATTCTGGGTCGATTCCGCGCGCCGTATCACAACAGGAAAATCGTCGCCAGGCCCAGGAACGCCATGAAGCCTATCACGTCGGTGACCGTGGTGAGCATCATGCCCCCGGCGAGAGCCGGGTCAACGCCCACCTTGCGCAGGAACAACGGAATGATGCTGCCGGCGAAGGCGCCGAAGAAAAGGTTGATGACCATGGCGCAGCCGATAATGAGCCCGATGCGCGGGTTGTGGAACCAGGTGGCCGCCACCGCGCCGATGACGGCGGCCCAGAGCATTCCGTTGAGTACCCCCACCGCGGTTTCCCGCAGTATCAGCGAGCGCGCGTTCGCGGAGCCGATCTGGCCCAGGGCGAGTCCTCGTATTACCACGGTGAGTGTCTGCTGCCCGGCGATTCCGCCCATGCTCGCGACGATGGGCATGAGCACAGCGAGCGCGACGATCTGCTGAATGGTGGCTTCGAAGATGTTGACCACCGAGGCGGCGGTCAGCGCGGAGATCAGGCTTATCCCCAGCCACACGGCCCGGCGCCGGGCGTTGGTGAATATCGGCGCGAACATGTCGGTTTCTTCATCCAGACCCGCCATGTGCATGAGTGAACGCTCGGCTTCGTCACGAATGACGTCCACCACGTCATCAATGGTGATTCGCCCGAGCAATTGCCCCTGCTCATCCACCACCGGTGCCGAGACCAGGTCGCGGTCCTGGAAGAGCTTGGCGACTTCCGTGGCGGAACTGTCCGCCTGGATGGGCTCCAGGCTCGCATCCAGTACCTTGGCCACGCTCAGGTTCGGGTCGTTGGTGAGCAGCTGGGAGAGCGGCAGGATGCCCACGTAGCGGTCGTAGCGGTTGACCACGATCAGCTTGTCGGTGAGCTCCGGGATCTCGCCGCGCAGGCGCAGATAGCGCAGCACCACGTCCAGGCTCACGTCGGCCCGCACCGTGATGGTGTCGGTGTTCATCAGGCCGCCGGCGCTGTCCTCGGGGTAGGACATCACCGCTTCCAGGCGCTGGCGGTTCTGCTTGTCCATGGACTGCAGGACTTCGCCGATCAGGGTCGCCGGCAGGTCCTGGAGGAAGTCCGCCAGGTCGTCCATGTCCATGCCTTCGGTGGCGGCGATCAACTCCTTGGGATCCATATCGCCGATGATCACGTTGCGCAGGTCGTCGTTGACGTGCAGCAACACCTCGCCGTCGTACTCCGGATCCACCAGCTCCCACAGCAGCTTGCGCTGGGCGGGGGGGAAGGATTCCAGCAGATGGGCGATCTCGGCCGGGTGCAGGGCATTGAGCATGGCCCGCGCGCGCTGCACGGTGCCGCTCTCCAGAGCCTCGGCAAGGGCCTGGATGAGGCTCAGGGGCTTTTCCTGCTTGGCCGTTTGTTGCATGGCGCCCTCAATTTGCTCGGGGGTGGGCGAAGGACGGCCAATCTTAGTACACGGAGGCGGGTCGCTACCATCGTCTCCTTAAGTCCGCCTCGAGAGAAAGGTATGCGCGGCCGTGCGCCGCTTCCCTAGGGGGGAGGGGCTTACTCCGCCTCCTCGAAGCGCGAGGCCACCAGTTGCTCCAGGGCATCCAGGGCCTGTTCGGCGTCCTCGCCCTCGGCGCTCAGCTCCAGGCTGGTGCCGCGCCCGGCGGCGAGCATCATCACGCCCATGATGCTCTTGCCGTTGACGGTCTTCTCGCCCTTGCGCAGGCGGATGGCGGCGTCGAAGTTCGAGGCGGTGGCGACGAAGCGGGCCGCGGCCCGGGCGTGCAGGCCGAGTTTGTTGATGATGGTGATCTTGCGGCTGGGCATGGTAGCTTGTTCCTCGGGCTGTGGGCGCTCAGCAATCGACCAGCAGCACGCCGTCCTGGCCGCCGGTGAGTGCCTTGTCGCGCAGGGCGCGCAGATCCAGCGTGGGGTAGTTGAGCACGCGCAGCAGCATGGGCAGGTTGATGCCCGTGACCACGGCGGTGCCCGGGAGCGCGCGCATGCGGCAGGCGATATTGCTGGGGGTGGAGCCGTAGGCGTCGGTGAGCAGCAGCACGCCATCTCCCTGCTCCAGTCGCTCCACCAGGGTGGCGGCCTGTGCGGTCATGTCGTCCGGGTCGGCGTCCTGGGGCACGGACAGGCACTCGGCTCGCAAGGGGCACACGCCCAGGGTGCGCCGGGCGGTATCCAGCAGCGCGTCGCCGATACGGTCGTGGGTGATCAGCAGCAGGGCTACGCTCATGTGAGCTCCCGATGGCGCAGGGTCACGCCCTCGCGCTGGCCTCTGAAGTGGCGGTGCATCTGCTCGGCCAACCACACCGAGCGGTGTTGGCCGCCGGTGCAGCCCACGGCGATGGTCAGATAACTGCGGTTCTCCCGCTCGAAGGCCGGTATCCACTGGTCGAGAAAGCCCTGCATCTGCTCCAGATAGGCTACCGCCTCGCCCTGGTTCTGCAGGTACTGCTCCACCGCCGCGTCACGCCCGGTGAGCGGGCGCAGGGCCGGCTCCCAGTGGGGGTTGGGCAGGCAGCGGGCGTCGAAGACGAAATCCGCGTCGGTGGGCACGCCGTGCTTGTAGCCGAAGGACTGGATCAGCAGCGAGAGGCTGCGCTTGCCCAGCTGCATGCGCTCGCGCACCAGTTCGCGCAACTGGTGCACATTGGTGGCGGTGGTGTCCACGGTGAGATCGGCCCGCGCGAGGATCGGGGCGAGCAGTTCCCGCTCCCGGGCGATGGCCTCGGCAAGGGTGCGCTCGGGGCCGCTCAGCGGATGCTTGCGGCGGGTCTCCTTGAAGCGCTTGAGCAGGGTATCGTCGTCGGCGGTGAGAAAGAGAATCCGGCTGTGGATCTGCTGGGCTTCCAGCTCCTGGAGGATCTGTGCGAAGCGCGCCAGGTCTTCGGGACGGTTGCGCGCGTCTATGCCTACCGCGTAGCGCACCTCCTCGGTCATGCCGGTGTCGGTGATGTGCCGGCCGAAGGCGCCCAGCAGGCCCACGTGCAGATTGTCGATGCAGTAATAGCCCAGGTCTTCCAGGGTGTGCAGGGCGACAGTCTTGCCCGAACCCGACAGGCCACTGATGATAACCAGTTTCATGGGCAGGCCCCCGTGCTCAACAGCTCAATGGGCGGACAGTGGGCGGGGACAGGCCGCGCGTTGCGGTTTCCACCAGCAGTGCCAGCGGTCGTCCGGGGCTGACCGGCAGTTGCAGGCAAGGCAGGCTTTGGCCCAGGTAGGCCCGTTCGCAGTGGCGCGGTTCCAGTCGCGGCCAGTCGGCATAGTCCGCCGGTGAGGCTTTCAGTAATTCGATTTCCAGGGCGATGCTCGTTTCGGCCAGCCAGGCGCCGGGACCGAACAGGCGTGTCACCTCCAGCAGGCCCAGGCCGCGCACCTCCAACAGGCCGCGCAGCGCCTCGGGGCTGCGTCCGCGGGGGGCGCCAGGGGCCGGGTACAGTTCCACCGCGTCATCGGCCACCAGCCGATGGCCGCGTTCGATCAGCTGCAGGGCGGTCTCGCTCTTGCCCACGCCGCTCTCGCCGGTGAGCAGCACGCCCCGCCCATCCAGCGACAGCAGGACGCCGGGAATGGTCTGTACTTCGGGGCTCGTGGGGCGGATGGGCATGTCTGTGTTCAGGACGGGTTCCGGGTGGCCTGCCAGTCCAGCAGCATCTGATGGATCTGTTCGGGCGTTTCCGCGCCGCGCAGGCGCTCGCACAGCGTCTGGTCGCTGAACAGCTCCGCCAGGCTGGAGAGGATCTGCAGGTGCTCGTCGGTGAAGTGCTCCGGAACCACCAGGGCAAACATCAGGTCCACGGGTTGCTTGTCGAAGGCGTCGAAGTCCACGCCGCTCTGCAACTTGATGAAGGCGCCCAGCGCCTCGCTGCTGCCCTCGATGCGGGCGTGAGGCAGGGCGACTCCGCGGCCGAGGCCGGTGCTGCCCAGCCGCTCCCGGCTGATCAGTTTTTCGAACACCGTGTTCGCGGACAGGGTGTCGGCGTTCCGGGTAAGCAGTTCGCTGAGTGTCTCCAGGGAGCGTTTCTTGCTGGCCAGGTCCGCATCGACGGCGATGCGTTCGAGGCTGATCAGATCGACGATGTTCATTTTTTCTAGCGCGCCTATGGAAGCGGGGCGGCCCGTTTTGGGGCCGCCCCGACTGCGTTACTCGAGCGCTGCCTTCTGGGCGGCGCCTTCGCGACGGTGGTGATCGGTGAGTTTTTCCTTGTGCTTGACGACCTGCCGGTCGAGCTTGTCGATCAGCGCGTCGATGGCGGCATACATGTCCTCGTGGGTGGCTTCGGCGTGAATGCGGGCCCCACTGAGTAGCATGGTGGCTTCGGCCTTCTGGTCCAACTTTTCCACCGTGAGAATGACGTGCACATCCACCACGTTGTCGAAGTGACGCTCCAGGCGGTCGAGTTTGTCCTTGACGTAGCTGCGGAGCGCCTCGGTGATGTCCACGTGATGGCCGGTGACGTTGATCTGCATACCGCCTCCTTTGGGGTATTCAGGCGAGCCTCTTTCGCTCGGTGGATGAACCAATGTTCATGGCTTCCCTGTACTTTGCCACGGTTCGTCGGGCAACGTTAATGCCTTCGTCCTGAAGGATCTCGGTGAGCTTGCTGTCACTCAAGGGCTTGTCGGGTGCCTCGGCGGCGATGAGCTTGCGGATGCGTGCGCGGATGGCGGTGGCGGAGCACTCCTGGCCATCGGCGGTGCTGACGTGGCTGGAGAAGAAATACTTGAACTCCAGCGTGCCCCGCGGGGTGTGCATGTACTTCTGGGTGGTGATGCGCGAGATGGTGGACTCGTGCATCTCCACCTCTTCGGCCACTTCGCGCAGTACCAGCGGCTTCATGGCCTCTTCGCCGTGCTCGAAGAAGCCCTGCTGGTGGGCGACGATGAAGCGGGCGACCTTCAGCAGGGTCTCGTGGCGGCTCTGCAGGCTCTTGAGGAACCAGCGCGCCTCCTGGAGCTGGTCGCGCAGGGTGGCGCTCTCGCCACCCTTGAGCAGGCCGGCGTAGTAGTCGTTGACCCGAATCTTCGGCAGGGCATCGGTGTTCAGATCCACCTGCCAGACCCCCCGCTGCTTGCGCACGAACACATCCGGAATGACATATTGGGGCGTTTCGTCGCTGATCCGCGCGCCCGGATGCGGATCCAGGGTCTGGATCAGGGCGACCACCGCCCGCAGGCTGTCCTGGTCGAGCTTCAGGCGGCGCATCAACTGGCTGTATTGGCGCCCGGCGAGCAGTTCCAGGTGCTTGTCCACCAGCAGCCGCGCTTCGGCGAGCCAGGGGGTGTCGGGGGGCAGGGGCTCGAGCTGCAGCAGCAGCGCTTCGCGGGGCTCCCGCGCGGCCACCCCCACCGGGTCGAAGCGCTGGACGCGCTGAAGCACCGTTTCCACCTCTTCCGGTTCCACCCGCCACTCGGGGGGCAGGGCCTGCAGCACCTCCTCGGTGCCGATGTGCAGGTAACCGTCGTCGGCCACCGAGTCGATGAGGATCTCGGCGATATAGCGGTCCTTCTCGGTGAAACCGCACAGATCCGCCTGCCAGCGCAGGTGCGCGCGCAAGCCGCCCGCGCTGCCGCTCTCGTTGGCGAAGGGGTCGCGGTCGTCGAATTCGGGGCTGCTGTAGCTGGTGGAGCCGTCGTAGACGTCGTCCCACTGGCTGTCCACCGGCAATTCGTCGGGGATGTGCTCGTTGGGCTCGCTGGTATCCCGGGCGCTGTCCTCCGCGGGCTCCGGGGCGTCCCGGGCCTCGCGTTCCTCGTCGCGCTCGCGGCTGGACAGTTCCCGGTCCAGGCTGGGCTCGGTGTCTTCCTCCAGCTCCAGCATGACATTGGACTCCAGCGCCTGCTGGATCTCCAGCTGCAGGTCCAGGCTGGAGAGCTGCAACAGCCGTATGGCCTGTTGCAGCTGGGGCGTCATGGTGAGCTGCTGCCCCAGGCGTATTTGCAGACTTTGCTTCATGCCCATGGGCGTCGGTCGATGCCGCGCGCTGCGTGCCGCTGATTAGTGTGGGATGGGTACATGCTTAGCGTCCATCGTAGCCTAATTGTCACGGGGCTGGAACGGCGGGCGGGCCGCGCCGGGCCCGGGGAGGCGCTGCCCCCTTCTTTTGGGCCTCTCACCGTCTGGCGGTTCGCCGCCAAGGCGCGATGGGGCGTCGCCCTGGCCAAGGGTCTGGGCCATTCGTGGCGGGCGCCGCCTCGCCGAGGCGCGCCCGGCTGCCGCAGAGGCCTCGGGGGGATCGATCCGTGTGCCCCTAGAGCCGGAAATGCTCCCCCAGGTAGACCTCCTTGACCCGCTGATTGGCCAGCACTTCTTCGGCGCTGCCCTCGGCGATCACCGCGCCGTCCCCCAGGATATAGGCCCGCTGCACGATGCCCAGGGTCTCGCGCACATTGTGGTCGGTGATCAGCACGCCGATGCCGCGTTCGGCCAGATGGCGCACGATCTGCTGGATGTCCACCACCGAGATGGGGTCCACGCCGGCGAAAGGCTCATCGAGCAGGATGAAACGCGGGTTGG
This is a stretch of genomic DNA from Alkalilimnicola sp. S0819. It encodes these proteins:
- a CDS encoding PTS sugar transporter subunit IIA, which produces MSVALLLITHDRIGDALLDTARRTLGVCPLRAECLSVPQDADPDDMTAQAATLVERLEQGDGVLLLTDAYGSTPSNIACRMRALPGTAVVTGINLPMLLRVLNYPTLDLRALRDKALTGGQDGVLLVDC
- the ptsN gene encoding PTS IIA-like nitrogen regulatory protein PtsN translates to MNIVDLISLERIAVDADLASKKRSLETLSELLTRNADTLSANTVFEKLISRERLGSTGLGRGVALPHARIEGSSEALGAFIKLQSGVDFDAFDKQPVDLMFALVVPEHFTDEHLQILSSLAELFSDQTLCERLRGAETPEQIHQMLLDWQATRNPS
- the rapZ gene encoding RNase adapter RapZ — protein: MKLVIISGLSGSGKTVALHTLEDLGYYCIDNLHVGLLGAFGRHITDTGMTEEVRYAVGIDARNRPEDLARFAQILQELEAQQIHSRILFLTADDDTLLKRFKETRRKHPLSGPERTLAEAIARERELLAPILARADLTVDTTATNVHQLRELVRERMQLGKRSLSLLIQSFGYKHGVPTDADFVFDARCLPNPHWEPALRPLTGRDAAVEQYLQNQGEAVAYLEQMQGFLDQWIPAFERENRSYLTIAVGCTGGQHRSVWLAEQMHRHFRGQREGVTLRHRELT
- a CDS encoding SapC family protein, which codes for MSTMLFYNKIVPLNAEQHGKLKLRQSEGDAGFAARANWVPLAGTEFFQASRDFPVIFSGQGEDLVPVALLGLSERQNLFIDKKGHWEAGVYVPAFVRRYPFVLAHGEEGETSEQLTVCIDESWKGFNDKDGQALFKDGEQSDFLTEIVEFLQLFHGEMLRTRRFTARLRELDLLVRKDLQLQDARGRSYIIQDFQVVDEERLDGLEDAQLIELQRSGFLAWIHAHLISLGNTTRLQRRLPA
- the hpf gene encoding ribosome hibernation-promoting factor, HPF/YfiA family, coding for MQINVTGHHVDITEALRSYVKDKLDRLERHFDNVVDVHVILTVEKLDQKAEATMLLSGARIHAEATHEDMYAAIDALIDKLDRQVVKHKEKLTDHHRREGAAQKAALE
- a CDS encoding PAS domain-containing methyl-accepting chemotaxis protein, with the protein product MRVNLPVTGRERPVPPEARLISTTTRKGVITYVNEAFCQVAGYRPSELLGQAHNVIRHPDMPAPVFRNLWDTLKAGRPWMGVVKNRCKNGDYYWVSAYVSPLFEHGEWVGYQSVRTRASAEQIARAQKLYAKIRRRDRLPRRLLSGTRQRVALAMAIAAFGGAALTGLAEQAGWSSAASLAAVSGLALLAGGVGYGLTRHLQALKAHAQRIFENSVGSYVYGNGYDEAAAAELALAMQNSRNNTLLGRIEDFSAQLLESSRGVEQASVKTEQAIGAQRGDIEQVAAAINEMNAAAQEISRNTTVASEAAGEGADEAESGRGVIAESTRAMQSLASEVQQAAEVIQRLRAESEGIRGIVDAINAITEQTNLLALNAAIEAARAGDAGRGFAVVADEVRTLASRAGESATEIGEVVNRLQQQAGEASGVMERGQQSARQVADHAERVATAIDGVSRAVQRIHEMNAQVASAAEEQTAVSEEINRNILQVSDRVADTATAAEDTRRTGETLVKMVDELRGLLRQFSA
- a CDS encoding ShlB/FhaC/HecB family hemolysin secretion/activation protein, whose protein sequence is MRKRRRLLWGAVACLLAAPPVLADTALPPLEAPSTAPTPFQRQQERFRQDQDAGEVPDRVVIEGGQARADAPLPEDGTRFLLRGVRFDRSAFLEKALLLRLAADYVGREIGFAELNELVARINDRYSERGLLTARALIPPQRIEQGVVQVRLVEGRLGELQLEGVEYSSPSYLRGLLPVAEGEVLDVERLARVLRYYNAGNELDLRLGLRPGGGFGETDLVLRVAEPTRNALQFFLDNAGTDNTGELQLGVYYLRRGLFGRGDNASLFLLGSEGALSGSASYEAPVNRWGGRLQLALSNGEIEIIQGPFQALAITGESDALSLEYRQPLWLGDDWTLGGVLRASHSESTTLIDGIALTESSVDSYGLGARLSGGGERQRWSLHGDLTRITGEDILGDQTSDLLFRGGLSWLRRLGERSYAQARGGWQYGPVAGLPASELFQVGGVNSVRGYPQGALSGGRGYYLNLEWHWQGWRHLQPYLFVDHGAVWADSPEHETITAVGLGGRWQWGRHLQGELSAGHAINDVIPDQDSAQLHLRLVWATNWN
- the mgtE gene encoding magnesium transporter, which produces MQQTAKQEKPLSLIQALAEALESGTVQRARAMLNALHPAEIAHLLESFPPAQRKLLWELVDPEYDGEVLLHVNDDLRNVIIGDMDPKELIAATEGMDMDDLADFLQDLPATLIGEVLQSMDKQNRQRLEAVMSYPEDSAGGLMNTDTITVRADVSLDVVLRYLRLRGEIPELTDKLIVVNRYDRYVGILPLSQLLTNDPNLSVAKVLDASLEPIQADSSATEVAKLFQDRDLVSAPVVDEQGQLLGRITIDDVVDVIRDEAERSLMHMAGLDEETDMFAPIFTNARRRAVWLGISLISALTAASVVNIFEATIQQIVALAVLMPIVASMGGIAGQQTLTVVIRGLALGQIGSANARSLILRETAVGVLNGMLWAAVIGAVAATWFHNPRIGLIIGCAMVINLFFGAFAGSIIPLFLRKVGVDPALAGGMMLTTVTDVIGFMAFLGLATIFLL
- a CDS encoding HPr family phosphocarrier protein, which encodes MPSRKITIINKLGLHARAAARFVATASNFDAAIRLRKGEKTVNGKSIMGVMMLAAGRGTSLELSAEGEDAEQALDALEQLVASRFEEAE